The Toxorhynchites rutilus septentrionalis strain SRP chromosome 3, ASM2978413v1, whole genome shotgun sequence genome includes a region encoding these proteins:
- the LOC129773367 gene encoding uncharacterized protein LOC129773367: MPKLEQHVSYLPHHPVFKEASTTTKVRVVFDGSAKTSTSHSLNEALLTGPVIQDELLDLMLRFRKHPVALVADVEKMYRQIKVHSGDTSLQRIIWRFNAHEPIKVYELQTVTYGLSPSSFLATRVLQHLADDCGHNYPLAVTALKEDFYMDDFLSGAQSTEEAKELRNQIQSLLREGGFQLRKWNSNKPEVLADLPPASIESSPTLQFEPEHRVKTLGVVWETKLDQLCIEVREAFNHSVWTKRKVFSVIAQLYDPLGLVSPVISWAKFQMQHLWLASVGWGEPIPDELDSRWREFCTQLPLLQRFSVSRYILVSSWVNVEFHVFCDASEAGYGACIYTRSTGRDRTNTTKLTAAKSRVAPLKRLSLPRLELCAALLGAKLYARVSAALRMEGIPCWFWTDSMVTLHWIRAPPNTWQTFVGNRTAEIQQLSHGHK, translated from the coding sequence ATGCCGAAATTGGAGCAACATGTTTCCTATCTTCCACATCATCCTGTGTTCAAAGAAGCAAGTACAACAACCAAGGTACGAGTCGTTTTCGATGGTTCTGCAAAGACATCAACCAGTCATTCGTTGAACGAAGCTTTGTTGACTGGACCAGTCATTCAAGACGAGCTGTTGGATTTGATGCTCCGGTTTCGAAAACATCCGGTAGCATTGGTAGCAGATGTAGAGAAGATGTACCGGCAAATAAAAGTCCACTCTGGCGACACATCTTTACAACGGATCATATGGCGTTTCAATGCACACGAACCGATCAAGGTATATGAGCTGCAAACGGTTACATATGGGCTTTCTCCTTCTTCCTTTCTTGCAACGCGTGTACTCCAACATTTGGCTGATGATTGCGGGCACAACTATCCTCTCGCCGTCACTGCACTGAAGGAGGATTTTTATATGGACGACTTCTTGTCAGGTGCGCAATCTACGGAAGAGGCAAAAGAGTTACGAAATCAAATACAATCCCTCCTACGGGAAGGTGGATTCCAACTGAGAAAATGGAACTCGAACAAACCAGAGGTACTAGCCGACCTACCACCAGCTAGCATAGAAAGTTCTCCAACGCTGCAATTCGAACCGGAACACAGGGTTAAAACCTTGGGTGTTGTTTGGGAAACAAAGCTGGATCAACTATGCATCGAAGTACGGGAAGCATTTAACCATAGTGTTTGGACTAAACGGAAGGTGTTCTCGGTCATCGCTCAGCTGTATGATCCTCTTGGACTAGTATCACCGGTAATTTCTTGGGCAAAATTTCAAATGCAGCATCTCTGGTTGGCCTCTGTTGGCTGGGGCGAGCCAATTCCTGACGAGCTTGATAGTCGATGGAGGGAATTCTGTACGCAATTGCCACTTCTTCAACGCTTTTCGGTGTCCCGATACATTCTTGTGTCATCCTGGGTGAATGTCGAATTTCACGTTTTCTGCGACGCTTCTGAAGCTGGCTACGGTGCATGTATTTACACTAGATCAACCGGCAGGGATAGGACAAATACAACAAAGCTCACAGCCGCAAAATCACGAGTAGCGCCTCTGAAGCGGCTTAGCCTACCACGGCTGGAACTATGTGCTGCACTCTTAGGGGCCAAACTGTATGCAAGAGTATCTGCAGCGCTGAGGATGGAGGGAATTCCCTGCTGGTTTTGGACCGATTCCATGGTCACACTGCACTGGATACGTGCACCGCCAAACACATGGCAAACGTTCGTTGGCAATCGTACCGCTGAGATACAACAACTATCGCATGGACATAAATAG